A window from Chitinophaga filiformis encodes these proteins:
- a CDS encoding ATP-binding protein codes for MQLNVFSTDNQKSGFRLQYLEVFNWGTFDEHIHSIKPNGETSLLTGANGSGKTTFIDALLTLMVPEKKYRFYNQSSGSEKKGDRTEDSYVMGGYGMVNNEATGITKTLYLRENKEEAYSILLANFANEADQAVTLFQVRYFVNGDMRKIFGVAHRAMHIADDFSPFDLGGNWRRRIDQLYNKGGRRQVEWFDAASKYAQRMVDALGMQSIQALQLFNQTVGIKVLGNLDDFIRTNMLEPRNMEEQFQELKKHLTTLLDAQRNIEKAEEQIRLLEPVKEHYENFSSYQTTITQLKQELNTATIWNSFTRNQLLTQALFERRQEVQSLLKKIEEAKINMADLLEQERTTLNLLEQNKAGQRLQQLEKEIQDLEKKRVETEENLKEFSAWCDTLHLKENDMNDEATYQRILKEVHRSSLKLETEQRLNEEDEYSAKRVKERAESEKETLEKEIEMLHQSRNNIPSHLVALRKEICNNLKIDVGEILFAGELIQVKAEEIEWQPALEKLLHSFSLRLLVPEKHYKKVTSYVNNNNLRTRLIYYQIKESALTLYPEDDTVYHKLDFHPDHKLSPWVQQQIIQQFSYVCVNDEKALQRHEMAITVEGLIKNRDRHEKDDRSGSNDASRYVMGWNNERKKDALISKRNKLNEAIISSNEILQTCKSRSGRLQKQFYAIGRLKEHKGFDEINVAKIQKSIRKAQEQIGALTDENQELDALKQQLLDIERQKEDNQEAQAMLIRNEALEQRNIADMEEEQQAMQHLLQHITEADKDELLNFQQLHSHLLGNVTLDNIGAIYKSLRENKEQDLKLAEDARHKEEVMLNRSINRLKSPSAEVIQKFPDWIADVQAFSDDATHATEYIEWLNKLTTDNLPRFKKDFESYINVTITYKIGGLNEEMEKWERDISNTIQKLNHSLSGINFNRLPDTYIQLVKRPVASGSEAREFKGRLLDALPQAANWQQSSFEEKALHFREKVQPLIAALDESEAYRARVLDARNWFEFWADERFRETNESKKIYRQMGQLSGGEKAQLTYTILCSAIAYQFGITREGKNARSLRFIAVDESFSNQDEEKATYLMELCKQLHLQLLVVTPSDKIQIVQHFIAHVHLVQRVNGRHSVLYNMTVKELQDKMEDTGVVV; via the coding sequence ATGCAGTTAAACGTTTTTAGTACTGATAATCAGAAAAGTGGATTCCGCCTGCAATACCTGGAGGTATTCAACTGGGGTACATTTGATGAACATATACATAGTATCAAACCTAATGGTGAGACCAGCCTGCTGACAGGTGCAAATGGTAGCGGTAAGACCACTTTCATTGATGCGCTGCTCACGTTGATGGTACCGGAAAAGAAATACCGTTTCTATAATCAGAGTAGTGGTAGTGAAAAGAAGGGCGACAGAACTGAGGATTCATATGTAATGGGTGGATATGGCATGGTCAATAACGAAGCGACCGGCATAACTAAAACCCTTTACCTGAGAGAGAACAAGGAAGAGGCTTACAGCATCCTGCTGGCCAACTTTGCAAATGAAGCTGACCAGGCAGTGACACTCTTTCAGGTGAGGTACTTTGTGAACGGAGATATGCGTAAGATCTTCGGTGTGGCCCACCGCGCGATGCATATCGCTGACGACTTCAGCCCCTTTGACCTGGGTGGTAACTGGAGACGTCGCATTGACCAGTTGTACAACAAGGGCGGTCGCCGGCAGGTAGAATGGTTCGACGCTGCCAGCAAATATGCACAACGCATGGTGGATGCCCTGGGTATGCAAAGTATACAGGCATTACAGCTGTTCAACCAGACGGTAGGTATCAAGGTATTGGGTAACCTGGATGACTTCATCCGCACCAATATGCTGGAACCGCGCAATATGGAAGAACAGTTCCAGGAATTGAAGAAACACCTGACAACCCTGCTGGATGCCCAGCGTAATATAGAAAAAGCAGAGGAGCAGATCCGCCTGCTGGAGCCTGTTAAGGAACATTATGAGAACTTCTCTTCTTATCAGACCACTATCACCCAGCTGAAACAGGAGCTGAACACCGCTACCATCTGGAACAGCTTTACGCGGAATCAACTCCTGACCCAGGCCTTGTTTGAACGCAGGCAGGAAGTGCAGAGCCTTCTTAAAAAAATAGAGGAAGCAAAGATCAATATGGCCGACTTGCTGGAACAGGAACGTACTACCCTGAACCTGCTGGAACAGAATAAGGCCGGACAACGCCTGCAGCAACTGGAGAAAGAGATCCAGGACCTGGAGAAAAAGCGCGTAGAAACAGAAGAGAACCTGAAAGAATTTTCCGCCTGGTGCGACACTTTGCACCTGAAGGAAAATGACATGAACGATGAAGCAACCTATCAGCGGATATTGAAGGAAGTGCATCGTAGCTCCCTGAAACTGGAAACAGAACAGCGTCTCAACGAGGAGGACGAATACAGTGCCAAAAGAGTAAAAGAACGTGCAGAGAGTGAAAAAGAAACCCTGGAGAAGGAGATAGAGATGTTGCACCAATCACGCAATAACATTCCTTCCCATCTGGTAGCACTACGCAAAGAGATCTGTAACAACCTGAAGATTGATGTCGGTGAGATATTATTTGCCGGGGAGCTGATCCAGGTAAAAGCAGAGGAGATTGAATGGCAACCTGCGCTGGAAAAATTACTGCATTCCTTCTCACTGCGTTTGCTGGTGCCGGAGAAACATTACAAGAAGGTAACGTCTTACGTAAACAATAACAACCTGCGTACGCGCCTGATCTATTATCAGATCAAGGAGTCTGCATTGACGCTGTATCCTGAGGATGATACAGTATATCACAAACTTGATTTCCATCCCGATCATAAATTAAGTCCCTGGGTTCAACAGCAGATCATCCAGCAGTTCAGCTACGTATGTGTGAATGATGAGAAAGCACTGCAACGTCATGAAATGGCGATTACGGTGGAGGGCCTGATCAAGAACCGCGACAGGCACGAAAAGGATGACAGGAGCGGCAGTAATGATGCTTCCCGTTATGTGATGGGCTGGAACAACGAGCGTAAGAAAGATGCGCTGATATCCAAAAGAAATAAACTGAATGAGGCGATCATCTCATCGAATGAGATCCTGCAGACCTGTAAGTCAAGGTCTGGTCGTTTGCAAAAGCAATTCTATGCAATAGGACGCCTGAAAGAACACAAAGGGTTTGACGAGATCAATGTTGCGAAGATCCAGAAAAGCATCCGTAAGGCGCAGGAGCAGATAGGTGCATTGACAGATGAAAACCAGGAACTGGATGCACTGAAACAACAATTGCTGGATATCGAACGGCAGAAGGAAGATAACCAGGAAGCACAGGCGATGCTTATCAGGAATGAAGCGCTGGAGCAGCGTAACATTGCAGATATGGAGGAAGAGCAGCAGGCCATGCAGCATCTGTTACAGCATATTACAGAAGCTGACAAGGATGAATTGCTGAACTTCCAGCAGCTGCATAGTCACCTGTTAGGCAACGTGACGCTGGACAATATCGGCGCCATCTATAAGTCACTCCGCGAAAACAAGGAGCAGGACCTCAAACTGGCAGAAGATGCCCGTCATAAGGAAGAGGTGATGCTGAACAGAAGTATCAACCGTCTGAAGAGTCCATCTGCGGAAGTGATACAGAAGTTCCCTGACTGGATCGCCGATGTACAGGCCTTCTCTGATGATGCAACGCATGCTACAGAGTATATCGAGTGGCTGAATAAGCTGACCACCGATAACCTGCCGAGATTCAAGAAAGATTTCGAAAGTTATATCAACGTTACGATCACTTATAAGATCGGCGGACTGAATGAGGAAATGGAGAAGTGGGAACGTGATATTTCCAATACAATACAGAAACTGAATCATTCGCTGAGCGGTATTAATTTCAACCGTCTTCCGGATACATATATCCAGCTGGTGAAAAGGCCTGTTGCCTCCGGCTCTGAAGCCAGGGAATTTAAGGGGCGTTTGCTGGACGCTTTACCGCAGGCAGCCAACTGGCAGCAGAGTAGCTTTGAAGAGAAAGCACTGCATTTCCGTGAGAAGGTACAACCGCTTATCGCCGCATTGGATGAGAGCGAGGCTTACCGTGCCCGCGTACTGGATGCCCGTAACTGGTTTGAGTTCTGGGCAGATGAGCGCTTTAGGGAAACGAATGAGTCCAAGAAGATATACCGACAGATGGGGCAGTTGTCCGGTGGTGAGAAAGCACAGCTGACCTACACTATTCTATGTAGCGCTATTGCTTACCAGTTCGGTATCACCCGCGAAGGGAAGAATGCGCGTAGCCTGCGCTTCATCGCAGTGGATGAAAGCTTTAGTAACCAGGATGAGGAAAAGGCAACTTACCTGATGGAGCTTTGTAAGCAGTTGCATCTGCAATTGCTGGTGGTAACGCCGAGCGACAAGATTCAGATCGTACAGCATTTCATTGCTCATGTACACCTGGTACAACGTGTGAACGGGCGTCATAGTGTGTTGTATAATATGACGGTGAAAGAGTTGCAGGATAAAATGGAAGATACCGGGGTGGTAGTCTGA
- a CDS encoding iron-containing alcohol dehydrogenase: protein MLNFEFRNPTKILFGKGQIANLPKEIPAGAKLLMLYGGGSIKQNGIYDQVKDALQGFTVLEFSGIPANPEYEVLLKALKVIKEEKIDFMLAVGGGSVIDGVKFLSSAALYEGDSPWDILSQRISTKKGLPFGTVLTLPATGSEMNSGAVISRKETQEKFSMGGPGLFPQFSILDPQVVASIPKRQLANGITDAFTHVLEQYMTYPAGAMLQDRIAESIMQTLIEVAPRIIRDPADYEAAANFMWSCTMALNGLIQKGVPTDWAIHAMGHELTAMFGIDHARTLAIIAPSHYRYNFNGKKEKLAQYAERVWNVTAMSLEEQATAGIKMTEEFFHSLDISTRLSEYTGSYEGTAQIISQRFTERGWNGLGERKALTPDDVEKIVEMSY from the coding sequence ATGTTAAATTTTGAATTCAGGAACCCAACGAAGATCTTATTCGGCAAAGGACAGATTGCCAATCTCCCCAAGGAAATTCCAGCCGGGGCAAAGCTACTGATGCTTTATGGCGGTGGCAGTATTAAACAGAATGGTATTTATGATCAGGTAAAAGATGCCTTACAGGGATTTACCGTACTGGAATTCAGCGGTATTCCTGCCAATCCGGAATATGAGGTATTACTGAAAGCCCTCAAAGTGATCAAAGAAGAAAAGATCGACTTTATGCTGGCTGTCGGTGGCGGCTCTGTTATTGACGGTGTCAAATTCCTCTCATCTGCCGCCCTTTATGAAGGCGACAGCCCATGGGATATACTATCCCAAAGAATCTCCACTAAAAAAGGACTGCCATTTGGTACTGTCCTTACATTACCGGCTACAGGTTCAGAAATGAACTCCGGGGCCGTGATCAGCAGGAAGGAGACGCAGGAGAAATTCTCCATGGGAGGCCCGGGGCTATTTCCGCAATTCTCCATTCTCGACCCACAGGTAGTAGCCTCCATTCCGAAACGTCAGCTGGCCAATGGTATTACGGATGCTTTCACACACGTGCTGGAACAGTACATGACCTACCCTGCCGGCGCTATGCTTCAGGACAGGATCGCAGAAAGTATCATGCAGACGCTCATAGAGGTGGCACCCAGGATCATAAGAGATCCTGCTGATTATGAGGCTGCCGCCAATTTTATGTGGAGCTGTACCATGGCCCTCAATGGCCTGATACAGAAAGGAGTACCTACCGATTGGGCGATACATGCCATGGGGCATGAATTGACCGCTATGTTCGGAATAGATCATGCCAGAACCCTGGCTATTATTGCACCTTCTCATTACCGCTACAACTTTAATGGCAAAAAAGAGAAGCTGGCCCAATATGCTGAACGTGTCTGGAATGTAACAGCGATGAGCCTGGAAGAACAGGCTACTGCCGGCATAAAGATGACAGAAGAATTCTTTCACTCCCTCGATATCAGCACAAGACTGTCTGAGTACACCGGGTCATATGAAGGAACAGCTCAGATCATCTCTCAAAGGTTCACGGAAAGAGGCTGGAACGGCTTAGGTGAAAGAAAGGCATTAACACCAGATGATGTTGAGAAGATTGTGGAAATGAGTTATTAA
- a CDS encoding carboxypeptidase regulatory-like domain-containing protein, protein MLTALSVSIPSVEANGKATQVQTMPEKSDVAVKPQQQPDTLPHITGIITDEAGDPIWYTSVRLDTTTIGTSTDTTGRFDLEIPSDYKEKTIMLVISYPGFYTQEVILPLAGIPNTSHEPMLCITMHPQYKGGIEFRRITLWERLRYKVRHLFH, encoded by the coding sequence ATGTTAACAGCACTATCTGTAAGTATTCCATCTGTAGAAGCCAATGGTAAAGCGACACAAGTGCAGACAATGCCTGAAAAATCTGATGTGGCAGTAAAGCCCCAACAGCAGCCAGATACCTTACCGCATATCACAGGCATTATAACTGATGAAGCAGGTGATCCCATTTGGTATACCAGCGTAAGATTAGACACAACAACAATAGGCACTAGTACAGATACTACGGGAAGATTCGACTTAGAGATCCCATCAGATTACAAGGAGAAAACTATCATGTTGGTCATATCATATCCCGGTTTTTATACACAGGAAGTTATTCTACCTCTGGCGGGGATTCCTAATACGAGTCATGAACCGATGTTGTGTATTACTATGCATCCACAGTACAAAGGAGGAATAGAATTCAGAAGAATAACATTATGGGAGCGGCTGAGATACAAAGTAAGACATCTATTCCATTGA
- a CDS encoding winged helix-turn-helix transcriptional regulator: MAERKTNSSNFQNQSYLENKCPLNELLFTMSRRWTTDVLFCIEEGNNRFSGIREELAYITDHILSDRLKTLEKSGLITRHQFPGMPPKVTYALTEHGVELCNLLSKLCDFSSLIYEDKAVSA, from the coding sequence ATGGCTGAAAGAAAAACGAATTCATCAAACTTCCAGAACCAGTCTTACCTGGAGAATAAATGTCCGCTGAATGAGCTGCTGTTTACAATGAGCCGCCGGTGGACCACAGATGTCCTCTTTTGCATAGAGGAAGGTAATAACCGTTTTTCCGGTATCCGCGAAGAGCTGGCGTATATTACCGATCATATTTTATCAGACAGGCTGAAAACGCTGGAGAAAAGTGGATTGATCACCCGTCATCAGTTTCCAGGCATGCCTCCTAAAGTGACCTATGCACTGACGGAACATGGGGTAGAATTGTGTAATCTGCTGAGTAAACTATGCGATTTTTCAAGTCTGATCTATGAAGACAAAGCTGTCTCTGCCTGA
- a CDS encoding carboxypeptidase-like regulatory domain-containing protein encodes MQFVHLTHPIAMKRYRSFTQNISQYLSGERAPGKKGLFIFVTAIVSALSFFMPEAIAQRVSLAVSLVMAPPTPVDSTTNPFSLVRPANTVRFICGVVLDTTGVPLPGATLRLFPTSEALGTATGIEGEFTLKIPPSYIKDSLSLRISLVGFITQVHRLSQFQQNDHIEICMAVDQRHIGCPPVMPVKQENVHRINQDLINKPALIKYSL; translated from the coding sequence ATGCAATTTGTACATTTAACGCATCCTATAGCTATGAAACGATACCGATCCTTTACCCAGAACATTTCTCAATACCTTTCGGGGGAGCGGGCTCCCGGTAAAAAGGGGCTTTTCATATTTGTCACTGCTATTGTCTCAGCACTATCTTTCTTCATGCCGGAAGCCATTGCCCAACGGGTGTCGTTAGCTGTCTCTCTTGTGATGGCGCCGCCTACTCCGGTTGATAGCACCACCAATCCCTTTTCTTTAGTTCGCCCTGCAAACACTGTAAGATTTATATGCGGAGTTGTTTTGGATACTACAGGTGTTCCCCTCCCAGGCGCGACATTACGGTTGTTTCCAACAAGTGAAGCGCTTGGTACAGCAACAGGGATCGAAGGAGAATTTACATTAAAAATACCACCCTCATACATAAAAGATTCCCTGTCATTAAGAATATCACTTGTTGGCTTCATCACGCAAGTCCATAGATTATCTCAATTTCAGCAGAATGATCATATCGAAATATGTATGGCCGTTGATCAACGACATATCGGATGTCCTCCCGTAATGCCTGTCAAACAGGAGAACGTTCATAGAATCAATCAAGATCTTATCAACAAGCCAGCACTGATCAAATATTCTTTGTAA
- a CDS encoding alpha/beta hydrolase, with amino-acid sequence MIRLTLIFITFLVSLLAVFRAPTYHLWLLAIGVAEFAWVFITLTFVLLVAGFITGKYQLAGTLLGIITLFILLSPIFRAYIVARQLPAEMDAALGENEHASGIQPFSLLTMLKDYPQQPVPSKTLPYRKDDLPSSTLDFYPAQQPGLRPCVIVVHGGSWSSGDSKQLPELNNYMAHAGYHVASVNYRLAPAFRCPTQIEDVYAAMDYLREHAAVLQIDTSNFVLLGRSAGAQIALLAAYRQKVPGLKGVIDFYGPADMVWGYSLPANPLVMDSRKVLENYLGGAYNAVPDNYAASSPIEFADQHTVPTLIIHGENDVLVAYEHSIRLNKKLTVKGVKHFFLSLPWATHGFDYNLKGPGGQLSTYAVDRFLRNVTR; translated from the coding sequence ATGATCCGCTTGACATTAATTTTTATCACCTTCCTGGTATCTCTTTTAGCCGTCTTCAGAGCGCCTACCTATCACTTATGGTTGCTGGCAATTGGTGTAGCCGAATTTGCCTGGGTATTTATCACGCTCACCTTTGTACTGTTGGTGGCGGGGTTCATAACCGGGAAATATCAGCTGGCAGGTACCCTGCTGGGAATTATTACCCTTTTTATACTCCTTTCTCCCATTTTCAGAGCATATATAGTGGCAAGGCAGTTGCCTGCGGAAATGGATGCCGCCCTGGGAGAAAATGAGCATGCCAGCGGCATACAGCCATTCAGCCTGCTGACCATGCTGAAAGACTATCCTCAACAGCCGGTCCCTTCAAAGACCCTCCCCTACCGTAAGGATGATCTGCCTTCCTCCACACTGGACTTTTATCCCGCACAGCAACCAGGCCTGCGGCCATGCGTGATCGTAGTGCATGGGGGCTCCTGGAGCAGTGGCGATAGCAAACAACTACCTGAACTGAATAATTATATGGCGCACGCCGGCTACCATGTAGCCTCCGTCAACTACAGGCTGGCGCCGGCATTTCGCTGCCCTACACAAATAGAGGACGTATATGCCGCGATGGATTACCTCCGCGAACATGCAGCAGTTCTTCAGATAGATACCAGCAACTTCGTGTTGCTGGGCCGCTCTGCCGGCGCGCAGATCGCATTACTGGCAGCGTACCGTCAAAAGGTACCGGGCCTGAAAGGCGTCATAGACTTCTATGGCCCTGCAGATATGGTATGGGGATATTCATTGCCCGCCAATCCCCTGGTGATGGATTCCCGCAAAGTCCTGGAGAATTACCTCGGAGGTGCTTATAACGCCGTTCCGGATAATTATGCCGCCAGCTCACCAATTGAATTTGCAGATCAACATACAGTGCCCACGCTCATTATACACGGAGAGAACGATGTACTTGTGGCCTATGAGCACAGTATCCGGCTCAATAAAAAATTGACTGTCAAGGGCGTTAAACATTTTTTCCTGTCCCTGCCCTGGGCTACGCATGGATTTGACTACAACCTGAAAGGTCCGGGAGGGCAGCTGTCCACTTATGCGGTGGATAGGTTTCTAAGGAATGTAACGCGGTGA
- a CDS encoding carboxypeptidase-like regulatory domain-containing protein — protein MKSSYTLSITTPCHELWNEMNPVDKGRFCQHCQQTVTDFSALSDAQLIELLKSKKASACGRFTADQLNRAIYAPVPEKRHKPYVSIAAVVAALSIAIPSVKAAVFTAKTEQTADGKQKRATYDITSENPVGFISGVIKTDKDHLPLPGATIKIKDRNVGAVTDEEGNFKLRIPPDFKEKVLILEVSFIGYAKKHVKVVLRKNSKPLDIMLKEDTTVLGGYGIHFITDNKQELSIWKKFTGTVRAILS, from the coding sequence ATGAAATCATCCTATACTTTGTCAATTACCACTCCCTGCCACGAATTATGGAATGAGATGAATCCTGTCGACAAAGGACGATTTTGTCAGCATTGCCAGCAAACAGTGACAGACTTCTCTGCGTTGAGCGACGCTCAGCTCATTGAGTTATTGAAGAGCAAAAAGGCCAGTGCCTGTGGGCGTTTTACTGCCGACCAGTTAAACAGAGCGATTTATGCGCCGGTTCCTGAAAAGCGCCACAAACCTTATGTATCTATCGCTGCTGTTGTTGCTGCGCTGAGCATAGCGATACCTTCTGTAAAAGCCGCAGTCTTCACAGCTAAAACAGAACAAACCGCAGATGGTAAGCAAAAGCGGGCCACATATGACATTACATCAGAGAATCCGGTAGGCTTTATTTCAGGCGTAATAAAAACAGATAAGGACCACTTGCCGCTGCCGGGTGCAACTATAAAAATAAAAGATCGGAATGTCGGGGCAGTAACTGATGAGGAAGGAAATTTCAAACTAAGGATACCTCCTGATTTCAAGGAAAAGGTGCTGATACTTGAGGTCAGCTTTATCGGTTATGCAAAGAAACATGTTAAGGTAGTACTACGGAAGAATAGTAAACCACTTGATATAATGCTGAAAGAGGACACCACCGTATTGGGGGGATATGGTATTCACTTTATTACTGATAACAAACAGGAGCTCTCCATATGGAAGAAATTCACTGGTACAGTGAGAGCTATTCTCAGTTAA
- a CDS encoding carboxypeptidase-like regulatory domain-containing protein, which yields MKNTSPGISIPRPCNESWNNMLPVQKGKFCQSCQKVVVDFTQMSDEQILQYHKAHPGKSCGHYYASQLNRSLEATQPIRRRFLPALLLAPLTTFIFTSTKGFAQTTHETIQLQESGSPVIHIEKTPVEKSDSSYLIRGIILDIKNNPLTGISVVIKGTKTGMITESDGSFKLNVRKTHGEICVQASGIGYETAEYTVPVNNFSNTSELCITLSEVQDVFTGETIILPYHRRSFLILARLKLRHLFSR from the coding sequence ATGAAAAATACCTCACCAGGAATATCCATACCTAGGCCATGTAATGAATCATGGAACAATATGCTGCCTGTGCAGAAAGGCAAGTTTTGTCAAAGCTGCCAAAAGGTTGTAGTAGACTTTACACAAATGAGCGATGAGCAAATACTTCAGTACCATAAAGCGCATCCTGGTAAAAGCTGTGGGCATTATTACGCATCTCAGCTCAACCGCTCACTTGAAGCAACTCAACCTATCAGGAGAAGATTTCTGCCGGCCCTTCTATTAGCTCCATTGACGACATTCATTTTCACTTCTACGAAAGGTTTTGCCCAAACAACGCACGAGACCATTCAGTTACAGGAGTCGGGTAGTCCCGTGATCCACATCGAAAAAACTCCTGTTGAAAAAAGCGATTCGTCTTATCTGATCAGAGGAATAATTTTAGACATAAAAAATAACCCACTTACAGGCATATCAGTAGTGATCAAAGGAACCAAGACAGGCATGATTACAGAAAGTGATGGGAGCTTCAAATTAAATGTAAGGAAAACACATGGAGAAATATGCGTTCAGGCATCAGGGATAGGGTATGAAACCGCAGAATACACTGTTCCTGTAAACAACTTCTCAAATACAAGTGAACTGTGTATTACTCTATCAGAAGTTCAAGATGTGTTCACAGGTGAAACCATTATACTTCCCTACCATCGCCGTTCCTTTCTAATACTTGCCAGATTAAAATTAAGGCACTTATTTAGTCGTTAA
- a CDS encoding carboxypeptidase-like regulatory domain-containing protein: MKKPSSIIISIPTPCHESWDAMTPTAKGRFCQNCQKTVTDFSNMSDQQIISYLKNRQGEICGRFHTEQLSRELAMPANKRKNVLAPIAAMVAALTVSIPSVMAKSNPEKIQLTPERADITPQHRDTLLPIKGIVIDSASKSALPGVIIILKGQEVYALTDSTGKFELQIPGNYKDKPLTLEVHHSEYVPKDFIISGHDVAYIEFPMQIRKGPTPTLFMGAVARVEAASLTSKPNFWQRFRYKAGQLFR, translated from the coding sequence ATGAAAAAGCCATCTTCCATTATCATATCCATCCCTACACCCTGCCATGAATCCTGGGATGCAATGACACCGACAGCCAAAGGCAGGTTCTGTCAAAACTGTCAGAAGACAGTAACTGATTTTTCAAACATGAGTGATCAACAGATCATCTCTTACCTGAAGAACAGGCAGGGAGAAATTTGCGGGCGCTTTCACACCGAACAATTAAGCAGAGAGCTCGCCATGCCCGCCAATAAAAGAAAGAATGTCTTAGCACCAATAGCGGCCATGGTTGCAGCATTGACTGTGTCCATTCCATCAGTCATGGCTAAAAGCAACCCGGAGAAAATACAGTTAACTCCTGAGCGAGCTGATATAACACCTCAACATAGGGATACCTTGCTGCCTATAAAAGGTATTGTCATAGACAGTGCGAGTAAATCTGCTCTTCCAGGAGTAATCATCATACTTAAGGGGCAAGAAGTATATGCATTAACAGACAGCACCGGGAAGTTCGAGCTGCAAATTCCCGGGAACTACAAAGACAAACCGCTTACGCTGGAAGTACACCACAGTGAGTATGTTCCAAAGGACTTCATTATTTCAGGCCATGATGTAGCATATATAGAATTTCCAATGCAAATCCGTAAAGGCCCAACGCCAACCTTATTCATGGGAGCAGTTGCCAGGGTAGAAGCAGCCTCGCTGACATCAAAACCTAACTTTTGGCAACGTTTTAGATATAAAGCAGGCCAACTTTTTCGTTGA